A stretch of DNA from Triticum dicoccoides isolate Atlit2015 ecotype Zavitan chromosome 2A, WEW_v2.0, whole genome shotgun sequence:
TGCCATACCTGAGGATGATTTGTAAATCATTAAACTGCAACCAATGCCTATGAGCTCACAGGAGAGAGAAAAATTACTTGTTTCTGTTTACAATTTGTATGGCATCATCTAGGCTCTCTGCCTGCAATTAATTGATAACACAATCAGCATAATAAAAATTTAATGGTGTCAAGAGAAGTAAACAAGTTTGTTATACCTTCATCAAGAGAAGAACTGGACCAAAAATTTCCTCCTGTTTCAAGTTTTCCAGGTTTCAATCAGATATAACAAGCCAAATGGTCGTCCAATTCTATCTTGGGAAGGAAAAGGTGGGTACTCTTTTTTAAAATAATGTTAAAACTGATGCAAAGTAAACATTATAAAAATACCTGGTAACACTCCATATCACTTTTAACATCAGCCAACACAGTTGGACCAATAAAGTTGCCATCCTCAAATTGAGGAACCTGCACAGCGCATAGCTATCAGGCATAACAGGAATTGCACACAGGCAGTTCAACAACTGAATTCTTAAAATTACCACAATCTCCCTTCCATCCAGCACAAGTCGAGCACCACTGTCAGCGCCACTTTGGACTAACTTGCAGATGCGGTCCTTGGCCTATTGATACCAAACTGTTAGGGCACAAGATTCACCAAGAAAACAAAGGGCTCTAATACCAATCTAGAACTCCCTCCAGTTCCCCAAAAGCAGAAGTTTTGGACATCGACATGGTCTAAAACCACAACTCTGGTCACTGTTTCTCTATATATAAATCCTAACAAAATTATGATATCATGATAGTACTTTTGAAGATAATTCCTAAGTTCTAAACTTCTAATCCAAATACTTGAAAATATAGGTAGACAGAACTTTTAAAGAGTCAAAACGTCAACAATCTGTGAACTGGAGTAAGTGATATGAATCCTGAGGTCACAGAGAAGCCTCCAAAAAGAAAATTGACTATTATATTATCAAGCTAATATTTATGATAATTTATTTCTATGGTCCAAATGTGGGCCCTAGTAGCTTAGGCCCACAACAAAAAACTCAGTTAATCACGAACATAGCAGTGGCATATAGATGTGCTCCAGGCAGAGATTATGACAGGGGAACTACTAGTTACCATTGCAATGACTATGAAGGTAGATCTAAAGCTCATGACGTACAGTCAAACCCCAAAAGCTAATATGTTTCCAGAAAGGCTATACCATATGTCAACAGTTCATCATCACTAAAAACAAGTGTAGCATTTTTTTTCACTGGGATCATACTCCATACAGAGGCTATACGAAGATTACTCACTCAACATTTCATGATTAATTCTTCTAAATAAACTTGAGTGGTTAATAAGTAACTACTGTTCTATCGTCCAATTTTAAACAGGTAATCAAGCAGCCTTTTGGAGATCTAAACTTCATAAGATCTCCTTTTACCCCTTCAATTTAAAAGTTTGAATATCTTCCGACAAAAAAAAAGATCCTAAGTTCAAATAttcaatttaaaaaaaaaatcagtATGTATCCATAAGTGGGAAAATATGAATAACATGGATACAAAAACGTGTGCTCAAAAAAGCAAACCTGTGTACTGATCACTGGACCAAGGTCAGCATCATTAGCTGTTCCGGAATTAACTACAAGGTTGCTTGCACGTTTGACTAGTTCATCCTCCCTAAAACAAAAGATAAGGTTGACAATGCTTCCCCAAAATCTGACCCAAAAAAAACTTTAGCCTAAAAAATTTGTCTTGGGTAGAAGTCGTAGAACTCTACCATGGTTCTGAACCTCCAACAAAAACAGCAGTGCTCAATGCCATGCACCTTTGCCCAGCTGCACCAAAACCGGCAGCAATAAGGGCATTCAATGTGGCATCTCGATCAGCATCAGGAAGGATAATGGCATGATTCTTTGCACCCATGTTACACTAAAGGAAACAGAAACTGTTATTCTGAATTATACTGCTTAGAATGCAAAAGGCATGGAAAAAAGGTTATTCAGGAAGTCATGATTAGAAGCAAACCCACCTGAACACGCTTCCCACTCGCAGATGCTCTAGAATATATATGCATACCTGCCTGAGAAGGAGAGAGAGATCAGAGATAGCAAACTGCTAGCTAGCTCTGAGCAACAGGAGTACAATAGCAATAGGGTTAAAAATCTAATGTAAATGATCAAAAATAGAACTTATAAGTTATAACTGCACATCTCTCTTTTCTTCTGCACATCTTTCAATACAAGAGAACACATGCCATTAACACGCTtcttctatcaatgcaatgatacgcaagctttgcaTATTCGCGGAAAAAAAAAAAACATGCCATTAACACGAATACATGAACAGCAAGAACACCTGTATTGGCACAAAAAACTCTTATTTGCATCTTGGTAAATGAATTTATTGGTCAGCACAGTAAGCTAATTAAGTTTTGAAACACTATAATAACACATAAAAAGATCTGTCATGTGTGCATGTGATTGAGAATGCATGGATATCCTTGTTTCTAGAGTGAGGTCTGGTTGATGACCCAAGAGCGGAAAACAAATATGTCGATACGTATCGGAAGAGCAGAATATTAGTTAGATGGTCGATGCAGGAAAGTGTACTCGTAAATCAAGGTTCAGGGAGATCATTGATCCACTTACTGTATTGGAACCAACAAATGATACTGCCTTAATAGCCTCGTCATCACAAATATTGTTGACAACATCCTGATAAAGTAAAACAAAATGAGAACCAGGTAACCTAAGAGGCCTAATAGATTCATGTATCCAGAAAAGGCATAAAAGATTCATGTATCCAATATGAGCAGATAATTCTCCAGAGGAAGTGTGAAGTTTCAAGATGTGCTGCTTTGCCAGTGTTCCAAAGAGTAAAGACAATAGGCTTTGCCCACAAAGTATCAATCATTTTATGTGTTCTAAAATGAAACAACACCAGGCATCAGCAGCACATGAGAAGCAAATTATCAAACCCAATGGCAAGCTAAAAAAAAGCTAAGAATGCCGTACATGGGTACCATGAACAATGTTCAACACACCCTTTGGTAAACCAGCCTCCATCGCTAGCTCCGCAAGCATCATAGCAGCCCCTGTTCACAAATATAATACCATCAAATCTCAAAATTAATCCTgtgcagtctttctgtcaaaatggccgagaattaaagcattttaaaggACCCCCATTTACAATGATACATGGTACTTTAAAACGTGGCAAATGATCAAATCCCTCCTTTCAGAGTTGGAAAGCACGTTTCAAATGTGATATAAATTATGCAGTAGCGTTGAGCCCATCTCTATATCCTGTTTTGGATTCTTGGTCAATATCTTTGTCCTTTTGCCCCCTGTGAGCAGGATTTTAGGCCGTTTAGGCCTAGTTTGGCAGCACAGTTTTTCAAAACCCTAAAAATTTAAAAACCTCAGTATTCCAATGCATGGGCAACGAATACTAGAGTTCCTAAGAATCACAGTTTTTCGCAGTCAGTTAAGAAAAAAGAGGTTGAGACCTCTTTTTCAAATACTGCAAAAAAAACATGGTATTGGAGATACTACGGTTTATGCAAGTGCTACATTTGTTGATGCCAAACACATCAAAGTATTTAAAACCATGCTTTCTAAAAAGACCACGGTATTCTCTTAAAACTCCAAAAAAAACGAGATGCCAAGCGTAGCCCTACATTTTATATTACAAGAATCTACTACACATACCATAGGGGGTTCCCCTACAGTATTCCTGTCCAAAACGTATATTTTATAGTGCTATTGTACAACTAATGAAAATGTGAAACTTGGCTGCAACTATTATGCACCAATTCCTTATGAGACCGAAAGGTATATTTGTCATAATAATCATGGCGAGAAATACAGCACCGTTACCAATCTTCAAATGTTAGCTAAGCAAGAACACATGcacttttgcatttagttagtaaaCGCCACAACAACAATAAATAGTCAACAAATTGGGCAAGAACACAATGGCAAAAGCAAGCACCTGGATCCTTTTCTGATGGCTTTAGAACAAAAGTATTCCCACAAGTAACAGCTATGGGGAACATCTGCATCCAAAGAACATAAGAAAAAACGCACGATCAAATTTTCTCTCCCGAGTTTATATTACAAAGAATGATAGCAGACATTAACAAACAAAGTTACAGACAGAACAAGGCCAGGAAATTGTACAGGGGATGCACTCTAGAGCCCTGATAAGTAATAAGAACAAAATTTGATGTTAAAGAAACAGTGAAAGTCGGGCATACCCATAGGGGAATCATGGCAGGGAAATTGAATGGGCAAATCCCAGCACATACGCCGAGTGGCTCCCTAATACTAAAGGTGTCAATCCCATGAGAAACATTAGATACGTATTCGCCCATTTGAAGTGACCCCATTCCACAAGCATGCTCCACCACCTCTACAAGATTAGAAGTTTGAAATCAAAAAACGTACATCCAGTTTGTTAAATAGCCAATATAACCAAGAGGCGTCTACGAAGAAAATGTCACTTCACAGAATAAGCGTATTAAGGGCAGATAAAAGATACTGGTGGCATCGACATGTCCTGCAGTGTAGAAGGTGTGGAAAATAGAATACCGTGTCTTAAACTGCATACATGAGGATAACCTGCTATTATATGGATGATTTATTCTGCTTACTGACCGGTTTGTATACCTTCTAGCGGAATAGTGTTATTACATATTCCAAGCATGAACAGAGAGAGTGAACTCATCAGACTAGCTTGCGGGTTGCCCGTGTATCAACAACTAACACGATTGCGGTGTTAAGATGATTATACTATCTAACCAATGCAAGCAGAAAAAGGCCAAAAACAAGTGTAATGACATGAAAACTAACCTAGACCACGGAATACATCACCCCAAGCATCTTTCAGTGTCTTTCCCTGCTCGGTTGTAATGTTCTCTGCCAGCTTATCCTAGTATTTATCACCACCAAATAAGCACAGAATTAATCACCACCAATGAAGCACAGAATTTACTGCAGCAGGAACCAATAACTGATGGTTTCTATTGATGGACATTGGAATAAGTTCAGAAATAATACTACCATGTTGGCCCGGATGAGCTCCTGGTATTTGAACATGATGCGCTGCCGCGCCGTGACCGGAGTGTTCCGCCAGCCAGGGAAGGCGGTCCTGGCAGCGTCCACCGCGGCCCTGAACTCGTCGGCGGTGGTGAGCGGGATCCGGGACACCACCTCCTGCGTCGCCTGCGACATGGAAATGCCCGCGTCACATCACATCTCGACAGCTATAAAATCGACCAGCTCCGGCTGGAGGGTCGACCGATTGGGAGGGACCGAGAGGCGGGAGGATGGCTTACGGGGTTGGTGACGTCGACGTGCTCGGTGGCCTTCGACTCGACGAAGTCGCCGCCGATGAGTAGGCGCACCCTGGGCTGCGAGCGCGTGGAGGCGGCAGTGAGTCACACCAGGCGGAAATGATGCATACACGGATAGGAATGACAGATTGGGGGTTCCGGGAGGGGCGTGCGCGTACCGGCGACGAGGTCCCCTCGGCGAGccacgaggcggcggcggtggatagCGGGGCGGCCATCGGCGACCGGCGGAGGCCGGAGGCTGCGACGGGGAAGGGGGTCAGGAACCGCGTGCGGCCTCAGGGGGTGGAGAacggggaggaagggagggaggggagCGATCTACCTGAGCGGAGGAGGACGGCGCGAAGCATCgtcggtcgtcggcggcggtggttgcGTCTGGGAACAGGGGTGTGGAGTGGAGCGGAGCGGTGgcgaggagggagggaggaagaggggaggggagagcGGAGTGGCGACAGGCGAGGAGCGGTTGTTGGTGTCGTATTCGTTGTACTATCTGCCACCCGGCTGCgccgccgcggcggcggaggagatggGAAGGCAGACGTCACGGGATTCTCTTTCCAGCTAGGATACATATCTCTATCTCTGTCTTTTTTATTATAATCAGCCGTATGATTATTTCTTGCTTTAAGATTCGTGTTGGAGAGTTGGCTGTCTCGTTTTCAGCCTGCTAAGGAGAGCGTCCAGCCCGATTCTCTGCTTGTCTGTGTCTTCCGTTGTTTGGGCTGTTTTTTGTTTGGACCAATCTAGCTGGCGGCCGGACGCTAGGTACCGCTCGCGAGCGGCCGGCCCCTGTCCGAGACGTCTAGTCACTGCCGCATATTAAAAACGCCAGGTAGAGTTTGGGAGCGGCCGGTGGAAAAGGT
This window harbors:
- the LOC119356582 gene encoding methylmalonate-semialdehyde dehydrogenase [acylating], mitochondrial-like, which produces MLRAVLLRSASGLRRSPMAAPLSTAAASWLAEGTSSPPRVRLLIGGDFVESKATEHVDVTNPATQEVVSRIPLTTADEFRAAVDAARTAFPGWRNTPVTARQRIMFKYQELIRANMDKLAENITTEQGKTLKDAWGDVFRGLEVVEHACGMGSLQMGEYVSNVSHGIDTFSIREPLGVCAGICPFNFPAMIPLWMFPIAVTCGNTFVLKPSEKDPGAAMMLAELAMEAGLPKGVLNIVHGTHDVVNNICDDEAIKAVSFVGSNTAGMHIYSRASASGKRVQCNMGAKNHAIILPDADRDATLNALIAAGFGAAGQRCMALSTAVFVGGSEPWEDELVKRASNLVVNSGTANDADLGPVISTQAKDRICKLVQSGADSGARLVLDGREIVVPQFEDGNFIGPTVLADVKSDMECYQEEIFGPVLLLMKAESLDDAIQIVNRNKYGNGASIFTTSGVSARKFQTDIEAGQVGINVPIPVPLPFFSFTGSKASFAGDLNFYGKAGVQFFTQIKTITQQWKESSPQRVSLSMPTSQK